One Longimicrobium sp. DNA window includes the following coding sequences:
- a CDS encoding VOC family protein gives MGVTGIGGFFFRAKDPKALQAWYAEHLGVGSAPYGSWDTEAGPSVFAPFKADTDYFAADRQWMLNLRVDDLDGLCAALGAAGIEVITKPEWNMPGVGRFARIHDPEGNAIELWQPE, from the coding sequence GGATTCTTCTTCCGCGCGAAGGATCCCAAGGCATTGCAGGCCTGGTATGCCGAGCATCTGGGCGTGGGCTCGGCGCCGTACGGGTCGTGGGACACGGAGGCGGGGCCCAGCGTCTTTGCGCCGTTCAAGGCCGACACCGATTACTTTGCCGCGGACCGGCAGTGGATGCTCAACCTGCGTGTGGACGATCTCGACGGCCTATGTGCGGCGCTCGGCGCTGCCGGGATCGAGGTAATCACCAAGCCCGAGTGGAACATGCCGGGCGTCGGCCGCTTCGCGCGCATCCACGATCCGGAGGGCAACGCGATCGAGCTGTGGCAGCCGGAGTAG